In Fervidobacterium sp., a single window of DNA contains:
- a CDS encoding ATP-binding cassette domain-containing protein, producing the protein MISISNLSISFPQKTLFTNFNATVFPKDRIGLMGKNGSGKSTLLKAIAGLFNEYNGEISCSGKVLYMDQYRTFDGQSPFEYYSKVASTPEKEKQVRSILKGLGFKEEDWHRDISTFSGGEKTKLQLGRLFIEEPDFLLLDEPTNFLDIESIEYLKNLLNSFKGGYIIISHDRDFLRSVCKKFWEINNEKVWIFDMDFEHYHIERQRIMETQRRQLANIQREIERLKTIVERYKKWGREKFTKQAKSKEKILEKMLEELEKMPNLYLEEEQRRIKIPEPENTGYIVLQVENVNWNNLLKNVSFTIYQKDKIALVGPNGSGKTTLLKIISNQIPYSGNVKYGYKVNIAYVDQFVDQLNLENTVFDELFEEMSDKPDYIIRAYAGRFGFRGEDVFKSVDSLSGGERQILALAKILLRRPNLLILDEPTNHMDLETVEALEEALKEYSGSIIIVSHDVELIKNVCNRFLSIKDSTIIEVDKPMFFAKQVKKDEKKKNLDFEEKKKLKNQLKSLKKRLEEMQQRENQITKEIDDLDKKINSTFDYIKLMELTQQKQNLEEELLSMMEEIDNLKEKITLLSFSLGEED; encoded by the coding sequence GTGATAAGTATATCAAATTTGAGTATATCCTTCCCCCAAAAAACTTTGTTTACAAACTTCAATGCAACGGTCTTCCCCAAAGATAGAATAGGTCTTATGGGAAAGAACGGTTCTGGTAAGAGTACACTTTTAAAAGCCATTGCTGGTTTATTTAATGAATACAACGGAGAGATTTCTTGTTCTGGAAAAGTACTCTATATGGATCAGTACAGAACTTTTGATGGGCAATCTCCTTTTGAATATTATTCCAAAGTAGCCAGTACACCGGAAAAAGAAAAACAAGTCAGAAGTATACTCAAAGGATTGGGATTCAAAGAAGAAGATTGGCATAGAGATATATCAACATTCAGTGGAGGTGAAAAGACCAAACTTCAACTCGGTAGACTTTTTATTGAAGAACCAGATTTTCTATTACTAGATGAACCTACGAATTTTTTAGACATAGAAAGCATAGAATATCTCAAAAACCTCCTAAATTCATTTAAAGGTGGGTACATCATTATCTCTCACGATAGAGACTTCCTAAGAAGTGTATGCAAAAAGTTTTGGGAAATCAATAACGAGAAAGTTTGGATATTTGACATGGATTTTGAACATTACCACATTGAACGGCAAAGAATCATGGAAACTCAAAGACGTCAATTAGCAAATATCCAAAGAGAGATTGAACGGTTGAAAACAATTGTAGAAAGATACAAAAAATGGGGGAGAGAAAAATTTACCAAGCAAGCAAAAAGCAAAGAAAAAATACTTGAAAAAATGCTTGAAGAACTTGAAAAAATGCCAAATCTTTACCTTGAAGAAGAACAAAGGAGAATAAAAATACCTGAACCAGAAAATACAGGCTATATTGTATTACAAGTTGAGAATGTTAATTGGAACAACCTTTTGAAGAATGTCTCGTTCACTATCTATCAAAAAGATAAAATAGCCTTAGTTGGACCGAACGGTTCCGGGAAGACTACATTACTCAAGATAATATCAAATCAAATACCATATTCTGGAAATGTGAAGTATGGTTACAAAGTAAACATTGCTTATGTTGACCAGTTTGTTGATCAACTTAACCTTGAAAATACAGTTTTTGATGAACTATTCGAAGAAATGTCAGATAAACCAGATTACATAATCAGAGCTTATGCAGGGCGTTTTGGTTTTAGGGGAGAGGATGTGTTTAAATCTGTTGATTCACTCAGTGGTGGTGAAAGGCAAATACTTGCGCTTGCAAAAATACTTCTTCGAAGACCAAATTTGCTAATTTTAGACGAACCAACTAACCATATGGATTTAGAAACTGTAGAAGCCTTAGAAGAAGCCCTGAAAGAATATTCTGGCAGCATCATAATTGTATCACACGACGTTGAGTTAATTAAGAACGTATGCAACAGATTCTTAAGTATAAAAGATAGCACCATAATAGAAGTTGACAAACCAATGTTTTTCGCAAAGCAAGTTAAAAAAGACGAGAAGAAAAAGAACTTAGACTTCGAAGAGAAAAAGAAGTTAAAAAATCAACTCAAAAGCTTGAAGAAACGTTTAGAAGAAATGCAACAAAGGGAGAATCAAATAACAAAAGAAATAGACGACTTAGATAAGAAGATAAATTCCACATTTGACTACATAAAGCTCATGGAGCTTACTCAGCAAAAACAGAATCTTGAAGAAGAATTGCTCAGTATGATGGAAGAGATAGATAATTTAAAAGAAAAAATAACTTTACTCTCATTTTCCTTAGGAGAAGAGGATTAA